A genomic window from Mesosutterella faecium includes:
- a CDS encoding SbcC/MukB-like Walker B domain-containing protein, translating into MKLLSIAFENINSLAGAWKIDFTDPAYRDGIFLITGRTGSGKTSIFDAVTLALFGKTARQCAERVSREERRTDSCPFMTKGSQRCWAEAVFESSGSCWKSRFRIDRSERRGTLAKACELAVKDGSGAWKPVATSLDEWKQKTAEAVGLHFQEFLRCVLLAQGSFAEFLHAKGNERAVILEGITGTDIYKDISRQIHACARDRQLALEACRAREEGIRLLAPERLRELRDRRQALRDEIEALRRSKEELSVRLEALRRLEALRGEQERAKAELERAQAEDQNFSATRAKLELARLARRYEPKYLELQRLEQQLSGEKRLSLDLSDVEKDKQRLVEKMRPQIEEAGRELERGRAALAELEQKAPEILRLDEQCAVLSTRLEAASEALEAAKKENAARSADLKELEGRQSRLLADRDRIAQSLKKTQKNDALLAGFSGLEAKASRLAEASSQLESLKAQERRAAAASASASASERESERRVAAARDGLQRAREKAETARVNLQAAQAGQTQTGQMAALVAVQEEMALAGSLITARKELERASIALEKAEAKCRAAEQASQESEQRAQQAKRSGIETAVSFAHVAGEKAERLRAIKNDEIPRCRTEKLAREAALSRLASRNPSLYKRFQSESALAQQLVRQRDAILTWTRQTEASAQKVREAEKAVQEGSRRLEELKEAQAGFRSEASRLGQAAQTAADQLEAAGARCAEIRSDWEAALEPLGLDGSSLAPSLIMQRLSELRASRLEVLRERDENEQALSSGQSLIARAQSELQDAASALDQALKSEADARARQQSAQAERRALFGTASLQEERRELTGRRDRAAAALESARALSRGAEDALRDARTRSAQLSGQIAAREQELRTLEAGFETAVSESFESRQAFLAARRDPEIITRWENEDAVLRSSVRSTQERLSALSRRLSEQTAAIARPAGAGDVQKEIEQVDDRLLAAAGEASSVETELSADESRRREAEEARRLTAEAEADYERWQELNARIGSEDGSRFARYAQSLTFRRLLHFANEELGRLSRRFVLEPAEGDPLDIQVVDNALNCMRRSATNLSGGESFLVSLALALGLSRMSSESSEGSLRVDTVFLDEGFGTLDPEMLENALYALSQLREQGKLVGLISHIEEVRQKIPVQIEVSANSTDGHNTISGPGVKRLQTA; encoded by the coding sequence ATGAAGCTGCTCTCGATCGCCTTTGAAAACATCAACTCCCTGGCCGGCGCCTGGAAGATCGACTTTACCGACCCGGCCTACCGCGACGGGATTTTTCTCATCACAGGGCGCACCGGCTCGGGCAAGACTTCGATTTTCGATGCGGTGACGCTCGCGCTTTTCGGCAAGACCGCCCGGCAGTGCGCCGAGCGGGTGAGCCGCGAGGAGCGCCGCACCGACTCCTGCCCCTTCATGACCAAGGGGTCGCAGCGCTGCTGGGCCGAGGCCGTGTTTGAGTCCTCCGGCAGCTGCTGGAAGTCGCGCTTCAGGATTGATCGCTCCGAGCGGCGCGGAACGCTCGCGAAAGCCTGCGAGCTTGCGGTGAAGGACGGCTCCGGGGCCTGGAAGCCCGTGGCGACTTCGCTCGACGAATGGAAGCAGAAGACCGCCGAGGCGGTCGGGCTGCATTTCCAGGAGTTTCTGCGCTGCGTGCTGCTCGCGCAGGGCAGCTTCGCCGAGTTCCTCCACGCCAAGGGCAACGAGCGGGCCGTGATCCTCGAGGGCATCACGGGAACGGATATCTATAAGGATATTTCGCGCCAGATCCATGCCTGCGCGCGCGACAGGCAGCTCGCGCTGGAGGCCTGCCGGGCCCGTGAGGAGGGCATCCGGCTGCTCGCGCCCGAGCGGCTGCGGGAGCTGCGGGACCGCCGGCAGGCGCTTCGCGACGAAATCGAGGCGCTGCGCCGCAGCAAGGAGGAGCTTTCCGTCAGGCTCGAGGCGCTGCGGCGGCTCGAGGCGCTCCGCGGCGAGCAGGAGCGGGCGAAGGCCGAGCTCGAGCGGGCGCAGGCCGAGGACCAGAATTTTTCCGCAACGCGCGCGAAGCTTGAGCTCGCGCGCCTGGCGCGGCGCTACGAGCCGAAGTACCTGGAGCTGCAGCGGCTCGAGCAGCAGCTCTCCGGCGAAAAAAGGCTGAGCCTGGATCTCTCGGACGTGGAAAAGGACAAGCAGCGGCTCGTGGAAAAAATGCGGCCGCAGATCGAAGAGGCGGGCCGGGAGCTGGAGCGCGGGCGCGCAGCGCTGGCCGAGCTCGAGCAGAAGGCGCCGGAAATCCTCCGCCTGGACGAGCAGTGCGCAGTCCTGTCGACGCGCCTCGAGGCGGCGAGCGAGGCGCTGGAGGCGGCCAAAAAGGAGAACGCCGCTCGAAGCGCCGACCTGAAGGAACTCGAAGGGCGTCAGAGCAGGCTCCTCGCCGACCGGGACCGGATCGCGCAGAGCCTGAAGAAGACGCAGAAGAACGATGCCCTGCTCGCGGGCTTTTCCGGGCTGGAGGCCAAGGCCTCGAGGCTCGCCGAGGCGAGCTCCCAGCTGGAGAGCCTGAAAGCGCAGGAGCGCCGCGCCGCGGCGGCCTCGGCCTCTGCCTCGGCCTCGGAGCGCGAGTCCGAGCGCCGGGTCGCGGCCGCCCGCGACGGACTGCAGCGCGCCCGTGAAAAGGCGGAAACGGCCCGGGTGAACCTCCAGGCCGCGCAGGCCGGGCAGACCCAGACCGGCCAGATGGCGGCTCTGGTCGCGGTGCAGGAGGAGATGGCGCTCGCCGGCTCGCTCATCACGGCCCGCAAGGAGCTTGAGCGCGCTTCGATTGCGCTGGAAAAAGCCGAGGCCAAATGCCGCGCCGCCGAGCAGGCGAGCCAGGAGAGCGAGCAGAGGGCGCAGCAGGCGAAGCGCTCCGGCATTGAGACTGCCGTGAGCTTCGCGCATGTCGCGGGCGAAAAGGCGGAGCGGCTCCGGGCCATCAAAAACGACGAGATCCCCCGCTGCAGAACCGAAAAACTCGCGCGCGAGGCAGCCCTGTCGCGCCTCGCTTCGAGGAACCCTTCGCTTTACAAGCGCTTTCAGAGCGAGTCAGCCCTGGCGCAGCAGCTGGTCAGGCAGCGCGACGCGATCCTCACCTGGACCCGCCAGACGGAGGCCTCGGCGCAGAAGGTCCGCGAGGCCGAGAAGGCCGTGCAGGAGGGCAGCCGCAGGCTCGAAGAGCTGAAGGAAGCGCAGGCCGGATTCCGCTCGGAAGCTTCAAGGCTCGGGCAGGCCGCGCAGACTGCAGCGGATCAGCTCGAGGCCGCCGGCGCGCGCTGCGCCGAAATCCGCAGCGACTGGGAGGCGGCCCTTGAGCCCCTGGGGCTGGACGGCTCCTCGCTCGCCCCCTCTCTGATCATGCAGCGTCTCTCCGAGCTTCGCGCCTCCAGGCTCGAGGTGCTGCGCGAGCGAGACGAAAACGAGCAGGCCCTTTCCTCCGGCCAGTCGCTCATCGCCCGGGCGCAGTCCGAGCTGCAGGACGCTGCCTCGGCCCTTGATCAGGCCCTCAAGTCCGAGGCAGACGCCCGCGCCCGCCAGCAGTCGGCGCAGGCCGAGCGTCGTGCGCTTTTCGGGACTGCGAGCCTGCAGGAGGAGCGCCGAGAGCTTACCGGACGCCGGGACCGCGCGGCCGCCGCCCTTGAGAGCGCCCGCGCCTTGAGCCGGGGCGCGGAGGACGCGCTGCGGGATGCCCGCACGCGCTCGGCACAGCTTTCCGGGCAGATCGCAGCGCGCGAGCAGGAGCTGCGGACCCTCGAGGCCGGATTCGAAACCGCCGTGAGCGAGTCCTTCGAAAGCCGGCAGGCTTTTCTCGCCGCCCGGCGCGACCCCGAGATCATCACGCGGTGGGAAAACGAGGACGCGGTGCTGCGCAGCAGCGTCAGGAGCACCCAGGAGAGGCTCTCGGCCCTCAGCCGCAGGCTCTCCGAGCAGACGGCCGCCATAGCCCGCCCCGCGGGGGCGGGGGACGTGCAAAAGGAGATCGAGCAGGTGGACGACCGGCTGCTTGCCGCAGCGGGCGAGGCCTCTTCGGTCGAGACCGAACTGTCGGCCGACGAGTCCCGGCGACGGGAAGCCGAGGAGGCGCGCCGGCTCACGGCCGAGGCTGAGGCCGACTACGAGCGCTGGCAGGAGCTCAACGCACGAATCGGCAGCGAGGACGGTTCACGCTTTGCCCGCTACGCCCAGTCGCTCACGTTCAGGCGGCTGCTGCATTTCGCCAACGAGGAGCTCGGGCGGCTTTCGCGCCGCTTTGTGCTGGAGCCTGCCGAAGGAGACCCCCTTGACATTCAGGTCGTGGACAACGCGCTGAACTGCATGAGGCGCTCGGCGACCAACCTCTCGGGCGGGGAGTCTTTTCTCGTGAGCCTCGCTCTCGCCCTCGGCCTTTCCCGCATGAGCAGCGAGAGCTCCGAGGGAAGCCTTCGGGTGGACACCGTGTTCCTCGACGAGGGCTTCGGCACGCTTGACCCCGAAATGCTCGAGAACGCGCTTTATGCGCTCTCGCAGCTGCGCGAGCAGGGAAAGCTGGTGGGCCTCATCTCCCACATTGAGGAAGTACGCCAGAAAATCCCGGTTCAGATCGAGGTCTCGGCCAACTCCACGGACGGGCACAACACGATTTCGGGGCCCGGGGTGAAGAGGCTGCAGACCGCTTAA
- the ppsR gene encoding posphoenolpyruvate synthetase regulatory kinase/phosphorylase PpsR: protein MTISSSPNQTAPRPVFIVSDGTAITAETLAQAVLTQFPNLNYEQRRIPFIDSVEKATATADRINQVQERTGMRPLVFSTFSRKTISEAFCEECTGYVTELFRSFVNPLEEELGMESTHQVGETHRIRNEENYDRRIAAIDYTLTHDDGQTDYGLEEAEVILVGVSRSGKTPTSLYLAMQFGIKTANYPLIPEDFERGTLPEALQSVKDKLFGLTIAPERLHDIRNERRPNSRYASLENCRAEIAACEAMMNRNGISYLSSTTKSIEEIAATIIATLHLEKHERIG from the coding sequence ATGACCATCTCTAGCAGCCCCAATCAGACCGCGCCGCGCCCCGTCTTCATCGTCTCGGACGGAACGGCCATCACAGCGGAGACTCTCGCCCAGGCTGTGCTCACGCAGTTTCCGAACCTCAATTATGAACAGCGCCGCATTCCGTTCATCGACTCGGTGGAAAAAGCCACCGCGACGGCGGACCGGATCAACCAGGTGCAGGAACGCACCGGAATGCGCCCGCTGGTCTTCTCAACCTTTTCGCGCAAGACGATCAGCGAGGCCTTCTGCGAGGAATGCACGGGCTACGTGACAGAGCTCTTCCGCAGCTTCGTCAATCCCCTCGAGGAAGAGCTGGGCATGGAGAGCACCCATCAGGTGGGCGAAACCCACCGCATCCGCAACGAGGAGAACTACGACCGGCGGATTGCCGCCATCGACTACACGCTCACTCACGACGACGGCCAGACCGACTACGGGCTGGAGGAAGCCGAAGTGATCCTCGTGGGCGTGTCGCGCTCGGGCAAAACGCCCACCTCGCTTTACCTCGCGATGCAGTTCGGAATCAAGACCGCCAACTACCCCCTCATTCCCGAGGACTTCGAGCGCGGGACCCTGCCGGAGGCGCTCCAGTCGGTGAAGGACAAGCTCTTCGGGCTCACGATCGCCCCGGAGAGGCTGCACGACATCCGCAACGAAAGGCGCCCGAACTCGCGCTACGCTTCGCTCGAGAACTGCCGCGCCGAGATCGCGGCCTGCGAGGCGATGATGAACCGCAACGGCATCTCCTACCTTTCCTCGACCACGAAGTCGATCGAGGAAATCGCCGCCACGATCATCGCGACGCTGCATCTCGAAAAGCACGAGCGCATCGGCTGA
- the ppsA gene encoding phosphoenolpyruvate synthase, producing MQGTYVIPFSELRYKDVDRVGGKNASLGELLSQLTSAGIRVPDGFATTADAFRLFLKEGGLDKRIEERLKDLNVEDVKELAKAGAEIRSWVEKAPFPAALEKEIREYYDWLCAGEKISVAVRSSATAEDLPDASFAGQQETYLNVNGIDQVLARMREVFASLYNDRAISYRVLKGFDHSNVALSAGVQRMCRSDKGAAGVMFTLDTESGFDQVVFITASYGLGETVVQGAVNPDEFYVHKPILEQGKYPIIRKSLGSKLIKMEFNPEPGAKESVRTVDTTAEERRHFAITDENVIELARFARLIEKHYGCPMDIEWGKDGIDGKIYILQARPETVKSRQNKADVQERFAINTKGLKALVTGRAIGQKIGAGPVRVVLSAKEMDRVQTGDVLVTDMTDPNWEPVMRRASAIVTNRGGRTCHAAIIARELGIPAVVGCGNATETLKEGEEVTVSCAEGDTGHVYAGIVDYQKSEVKQGALPEIPVKIMMNVGNPQLAFEFQKIPAKGVGLARLEFIINNNIGVHPKACLEYPNIPGEIRDAVERLSAGYANPREFYISKIAEGVATIAAAFYPRKVIVRMSDFKSNEYRKLIGGKLFEPLEENPMLGFRGASRYISNSFAECFELECLAMKRVRDDMGLTNVELMIPFCRTLDEGRRTVEIMKQHGLVQGVNGLKINMMCEIPSNALLADEFLDIFDGFSIGSNDMTQLTLGLDRDSGLVAASFDERNEAVKKMLAMAISACRRRGKYCGICGQGPSDHEDLARWLMEQGIESMSLNPDTVVSTWRRLAEPKA from the coding sequence ATGCAGGGTACGTACGTTATTCCGTTCAGCGAACTGAGATACAAGGACGTCGACCGCGTAGGCGGCAAGAACGCTTCTCTCGGAGAGCTGCTTTCTCAGCTGACGAGCGCGGGAATTCGCGTGCCCGACGGATTCGCGACAACCGCGGATGCTTTCCGCCTGTTCCTGAAGGAAGGCGGGCTGGACAAGCGCATTGAGGAGCGCCTGAAGGACCTGAACGTCGAGGACGTGAAGGAGCTGGCGAAGGCCGGCGCCGAAATCCGCTCCTGGGTTGAGAAGGCCCCGTTCCCGGCCGCCCTCGAAAAAGAGATCCGCGAGTACTACGACTGGCTCTGCGCCGGCGAGAAGATCTCCGTTGCCGTGCGTTCCTCGGCTACTGCCGAGGACCTGCCTGACGCGTCCTTCGCCGGCCAGCAGGAAACCTACCTCAATGTGAACGGCATCGATCAGGTGCTCGCCCGCATGCGCGAGGTGTTTGCCTCGCTCTACAACGACCGCGCCATCTCCTACCGGGTGCTCAAGGGATTCGATCACTCCAATGTGGCTCTGTCCGCGGGCGTGCAGCGCATGTGCCGCTCCGACAAGGGCGCGGCCGGCGTGATGTTCACGCTCGACACCGAGTCGGGGTTCGATCAGGTGGTGTTCATCACCGCTTCCTACGGCCTGGGCGAGACGGTGGTGCAGGGCGCCGTGAACCCCGATGAGTTCTATGTGCACAAGCCCATCCTCGAGCAGGGCAAGTACCCGATCATCCGCAAGAGCCTCGGCTCCAAGCTGATCAAGATGGAGTTCAACCCCGAGCCCGGCGCGAAGGAGTCTGTCCGCACGGTGGACACCACCGCCGAAGAGCGCCGTCACTTCGCGATCACCGACGAGAACGTGATCGAGCTCGCCCGCTTCGCGCGGCTGATTGAGAAGCACTACGGCTGCCCGATGGACATCGAGTGGGGCAAGGACGGCATCGACGGCAAGATCTACATTCTGCAGGCGCGTCCCGAGACTGTGAAGAGCCGCCAGAACAAGGCTGACGTTCAGGAGCGCTTCGCCATCAACACCAAGGGCCTCAAGGCTCTGGTCACCGGCCGCGCGATCGGCCAGAAGATCGGCGCGGGCCCGGTTCGCGTGGTGCTCTCCGCCAAGGAGATGGACCGCGTGCAGACCGGCGACGTGCTCGTCACCGACATGACCGACCCCAACTGGGAGCCGGTGATGCGCCGCGCCTCCGCGATCGTGACCAACCGCGGCGGGCGCACCTGCCACGCGGCCATCATCGCCCGTGAGCTGGGCATTCCGGCCGTTGTCGGCTGCGGCAACGCCACCGAGACGCTCAAGGAGGGCGAGGAGGTGACGGTCTCCTGCGCCGAGGGCGACACGGGCCACGTTTACGCGGGCATCGTGGACTACCAGAAGTCCGAGGTGAAGCAGGGCGCGCTGCCCGAGATCCCCGTGAAGATCATGATGAACGTGGGCAATCCCCAGCTCGCCTTCGAGTTCCAGAAGATCCCCGCGAAGGGCGTGGGTCTCGCGAGGCTTGAGTTCATCATCAACAACAACATCGGCGTGCACCCGAAGGCCTGCCTCGAGTACCCGAACATCCCCGGAGAGATCCGCGATGCGGTCGAGCGGCTTTCGGCGGGCTACGCCAATCCCCGCGAGTTCTACATCAGCAAGATCGCCGAGGGCGTCGCCACCATCGCCGCCGCCTTCTATCCGCGCAAGGTGATCGTGCGCATGTCCGACTTCAAGAGCAACGAGTACCGCAAGCTGATTGGCGGCAAGCTCTTCGAGCCGCTTGAAGAGAACCCGATGCTCGGCTTCCGCGGAGCCTCGCGCTACATTTCGAACTCGTTTGCCGAGTGCTTCGAGCTCGAGTGCCTCGCCATGAAGCGCGTCCGCGACGACATGGGCCTCACGAACGTCGAGCTGATGATTCCGTTCTGCCGCACGCTCGATGAGGGCCGCCGCACGGTCGAGATCATGAAGCAGCACGGCCTCGTCCAGGGCGTGAACGGACTCAAGATCAACATGATGTGCGAGATTCCGAGCAATGCGCTGCTGGCCGATGAATTCCTCGACATTTTCGACGGCTTCTCCATCGGCTCGAACGACATGACGCAGCTCACCCTCGGCCTTGACCGCGACTCGGGGCTCGTCGCCGCTTCGTTCGATGAAAGAAACGAGGCCGTGAAGAAGATGCTCGCCATGGCGATCAGCGCCTGCCGCCGCCGCGGCAAGTACTGCGGCATCTGCGGCCAGGGTCCCTCGGACCACGAGGATCTCGCCCGCTGGCTGATGGAGCAGGGCATCGAATCGATGTCGCTCAATCCCGACACGGTCGTCTCCACCTGGAGGCGGCTTGCCGAGCCGAAGGCCTGA
- a CDS encoding NfeD family protein — translation MPIWIWLVAAGVLGAAELLTGTFYMLVLAAASLFGAAAGVLGCGLELQVLAAAAAAVLGCALVWKFHRKPAASEPAQSSLDEGQSVEVRAWREDGTAEVKYRGAVWTAVAAPGSRLVPGIWVIVRTEGPRLLISPGPRSGAGPA, via the coding sequence ATGCCGATCTGGATCTGGCTGGTGGCGGCCGGCGTGCTCGGGGCGGCCGAGCTGCTCACGGGGACCTTCTACATGCTGGTGCTCGCAGCGGCCTCGCTGTTCGGCGCGGCCGCCGGCGTCCTGGGCTGCGGGCTCGAGCTGCAGGTGCTTGCGGCCGCGGCGGCCGCCGTGCTCGGCTGCGCGCTCGTCTGGAAATTCCACCGGAAGCCCGCCGCGTCGGAGCCCGCGCAGTCCTCGCTCGACGAGGGCCAGAGCGTGGAGGTGCGCGCCTGGCGCGAGGACGGCACCGCCGAGGTGAAGTACCGCGGCGCCGTCTGGACGGCGGTGGCGGCTCCCGGCAGCAGGCTCGTCCCCGGGATCTGGGTGATCGTGCGCACCGAAGGCCCGCGGCTGCTTATTTCACCCGGCCCGCGCAGCGGCGCCGGCCCCGCCTGA